In one window of Plasmodium cynomolgi strain B DNA, chromosome 13, whole genome shotgun sequence DNA:
- a CDS encoding hypothetical protein (putative), with translation MMKRVVLLIFLFLLCAEISLTLRNENGETRPKDGMFVQIDRDMNEPPYSVINVYYTESLMNEDLVKEIENNRKMEQNKMKNYFRKNLTGNKYFMDYSKKQREQMESLLDLSG, from the exons atgatgaaaagagttgtacttttaatttttctctttctacTTTGTGCTGAAATAAGTCTAACTCTAAGGAACGAAAATGGGGAAACTCGACCGAAGGATGGCATGTTTGTCCAAATTGATAGAGATATG AATGAGCCACCTTACTCGGTCATTAATGTTTACTACACCGAGTCGCTTATGAACGAAGATTTAGTAAAAGAAAT AGAAAACAACAGGAAAATggagcaaaacaaaatgaagaattatttCAGGAAG AATTTGACAGGCAACAAATATTTCATGGATTACTCGAAAAAACAA AGGGAACAAATGGAGTCACTACTCG ATCTGAGTGGATAG
- a CDS encoding hypothetical protein (putative) translates to MNISSPLLALPEEGKKRRTKLIRLRNGHYRRIVDISDIEERKLIPSICRCACVSPRKDEAENEGKWEDLKNGKSSKEYDEKSDYMESEKKESYTLAINEEDQTEDLYSKTISFTSITPTSIRSEEGESRKKLSLLDAKEEEEAEEEEAEEEEEAEEEEEEKDEIESIVEEKEEEKKQVLPEAKKLIEPSKTLMRGTKTNIYFLSNKEMVQTLMCYNYNCNAVVFEKDTFLRYLYMKSISNIILNERMIDELCKQEDLKYVLTSNAIVLESTDFLKPLIIEFESSISKRVFVRHLKHNAKKEIDMKKYHDYMGELNTSEKIRLMKIERFHSLNKMIQSN, encoded by the exons ATGAATATCAGCTCACCATTACTCGCTTTGCCCGaagagggaaagaaaaggcGGACGAAGCTGATCCGGTTGAGAAATGGGCACTACAGAAGAATCGTTGACATCTCGGATATtgaggaaagaaaattaattCCCAGTATATGTCGTTGTGCTTGCGTCAGCCCCCGAAAGGATGAAGCTG AGAACGAAGGAAAATGGGAAGACTTGAAAAATGGCAAGAGCTCAAAGGAGTATGATGAAAAGAGCGATTACATGGAATCTGAAAAGAAAGAATCATACACGCTTGCGATAAACGAAGAGGATCAAACAGAGGACTTGTATTCTAAAACAATCTCCTTCACATCTATTACGCCTACGAGCATAAGgagtgaagaaggagaatcTCGCAAGAAACTGTCCCTGCTGGATgcgaaggaagaagaggaagcggaagaagaggaagcggaagaggaggaagaggcggaagaagaagaggaagaaaaagacgaAATAGAATCTAttgttgaagaaaaagaggaggaaaaaaaacaagttcTACCTGAAGCAAAGAAACTAATAGAACCATCCAAAACGCTGATGAGAGGAACGAAGACAAACATCTATTTCTTGTCGAATAAAGAAATGGTACAAACTTTAATGTGTTACAATTACAATTGCAATGCTGTTGTCTTCGAAAAAGACACCTTTCTAAGGTACCTTTACATGAAATCTATTAGCAATATCATACTGAATGAGCGCATGATTGATGAGCTGTGCAAACAGGAGGATTTAAAATATGTCCTAACCAGTAATGCCATAGTTTTAGAGTCTACAGATTTTCTCAAGCCACTGATTATAGAATTTGAGTCATCCATTTCGAAGAGAGTATTCGTTAGGCATCTCAAGCACAACgcaaagaaagaaatagaCATGAAAAAATACCACGACTACATGGGAGAACTTAACACGAGCGAAAAAATACGTCTCATGAAGATTGAAAGGTTCCACTCCCTTAATAAGATGATCCAGAGCAACTGA
- a CDS encoding RNA binding protein (putative): protein MPYIRDSGENHIKELTRERVRLNKRTTNSITLGANFLFICNLDNRLSSKDVTHFFNYFIGNNNCVARIRRNKYTGRNMGHGILKFQKAEDATLVLLNYQGIKLGEKNIILTEAFKNEHLKQKKHICNVLQPSKS, encoded by the exons ATGCCATACATCCGCGATTCGGGAGAAAATCACATAAAGGAACTGACCAGGGAGCGTGTCAGGCTGAATAAACGCACAACCAATTCGATTACCCTTGGCGCAAATTTTCTGTTTATATGTAACTTAGACAACAGGCTTTCTTCCAAGGACGTTACGCATTtctttaattattttatcgGCAACAATAATTGCGTAGCACGCATACGAAGGAATAAATACACAG gcaGAAACATGGGGCACGGAATTTTGAAATTCCAAAAGGCAGAAGACGCAACGCTCGTTTTGCTCAATTACCAGGGAATCAAACTGGGAGAGAAAAACATTATCCTAACCGAGGCCTTCAAGAACGAACACctgaagcagaagaagcacatCTGCAATGTTTTGCAGCCAAGCAAGTcgtaa
- a CDS encoding tRNA delta(2)-isopentenylpyrophosphate (putative) — protein MNILTRKRMYDITPPFLHICFNISIVFCIELYVDSRHRDSSSPSLPAEISVEIWQECRCTFLSILIPFVNIFPVSVTSFVIKYQRGILTRGNCIHRKIYPQNFIICKHSNSYVAKDTNRCHRKDKPNLDLHLERRNDWVANTFVGKRRVRLYICSNLLRTKRRNRNEKLNLHVLPHFESSASEGKYKSDVRLQGEEKIMSHTSSVSGVIKKENGDAVKPRYGAENEVDNNVDGKDSYPQDSHLPVQPNLNKTEKQKIILIIGVTCSGKTKFSIDLCEELLKNNIKSEIISADSMQVYQKFKIGIAKVEEEEKRDIKHHLLDVCGPKEEFNVHKFINHTIPIIRRISENKKLAIVVGGTLLYIESLLWESVVDLEEAHSETHEDKGGKRSGTDPYEHKTNEELHAELKRVDEERANQLHQNDRKRICRSLDIFYSYNKKHSELIKMKNHKNNHFDRTRYAPCVFYLDYDNDDVLRGNIKKRVDEMISKGLLDEAIKLKKLNENTNVKLFGKGINQSIAYKEFDTYIEKKINNVSNEDLFNLCKENLIRKTYRYAKRQRRWILNRFVKCYNIPLNRVDVSRDYPEQLAGAVQRVLKFCRS, from the exons ATGAATATACTCACGCGAAAGCGCATGTATGATATCACTCCGCCATTTCTGCATATCTGTTTTAACATCAGCATAGTGTTTTGTATAGAACTCTATGTTGATAGCCGTCACAGGGACTCCTCTTCGCCAAGCTTGCCGGCAGAAATCTCGGTAGAAATCTGGCAGGAATGTCG TTGCACTTTTCTGAGCATACTTATCCCCTTTGTCAATATTTTCCCCGTGTCAGTTACCTCCTTTGTGATAAAGTACCAAAGGGGCATTCTAACAAGGGGGAACTGCATACATAGGAAAATATAtccacaaaattttatcatttgcaAGCATAGCAACAGCTACGTAGCCAAGGACACAAACAGGTGTCACAGGAAAGATAAACCCAATTTGGATCTCCATTTGGAGAGGCGAAATGATTGGGTAGCTAATACCTTTGTGGGCAAGAGGAGGGTGAGATTGTACATATGCAGCAACCTCCTTCgcacgaaaaggagaaatagaAATGAGAAATTAAACCTGCACGTGTTGCCCCATTTCGAGAGTAGCGCATCAGAAGGGAAATACAAATCGGACGTAAGGTTACAAGGCGAGGAAAAAATCATGAGCCACACTTCGTCGGTAAGTGGAgtgattaaaaaggaaaacgggGATGCCGTGAAACCGCGATATGGTGCTGAGAACGAAGTTGACAATAATGTAGACGGAAAGGATTCCTACCCACAAGATAGCCACCTACCTGTTCAGCCAAATTTGAACAAAacagagaagcaaaaaattattctcaTTATCGGAGTAACATGTAGTGGGAAGACAAAGTTTAGCATAGACTTGTGTGAAGAATTATTGAAGAATAATATAAAGAGCGAAATAATTAGTGCGGATTCTATGCAGGTTTATCAAAAATTTAAGATAGGTATAGCCAAagtagaggaagaagaaaagagggACATAAAACATCACCTGTTGGATGTATGTGGACCCAAGGAAGAATTTAATGTccataaatttattaaccaTACGATACCCATCATCCGTAGAATAAgtgagaataaaaaattggccaTCGTTGTTGGAGGTACATTGCTTTACATCGAGTCATTGCTTTGGGAATCTGTGGTAGACTTGGAAGAAGCGCATAGCGAAACACATGAAGATAAAGGAGGAAAGAGAAGCGGAACAGATCCGTATGAACACAAGACAAATGAAGAACTGCATGCAGAGCTAAAAAGGGTCGATGAAGAAAGAGCCAATCAGTTGCACCAAAATGACAGGAAAAGAATTTGTAGAAGTCTAGACATTTTCTACTCatacaataaaaaacatagtgagctaataaaaatgaaaaaccacaaaaataatcatttCGATAGGACAAGGTATGCCCCCTGCGTTTTTTATCTGGACTACGACAATGATGATGTGCTACGCGGAAATATCAAAAAGAGAGTCGACGAAATGATTTCCAAGGGACTCCTGGACGAAGCcatcaaattaaaaaaactaaaTGAAAATACAAATGTCAAGCTGTTTGGAAAGGGGATTAACCAAAGCATTGCATACAAAGAGTTTGATACAtacatcgaaaaaaaaattaacaatgtCAGTAATGAAGATTTGTTTAACTTGTGCAAAGAAAACTTGATTAGAAAAACGTATAGGTATGCCAAGCGGCAGAGGAGGTGGATATTAAACAGATTTGTAAAATGCTATAACATCCCGCTGAACAGGGTAGACGTGTCGCGCGACTACCCCGAGCAGCTGGCTGGAGCGGTGCAGAGAGTGTTGAAATTCTGCCGcagttga
- a CDS encoding 41K blood stage antigen precursor 41-3 (putative), whose protein sequence is MQKLEDEYNKSLSSSKIKIQDTVEKSLSIFNDPNMLGSVISNSVKMLRRENLKKLPENVQEKKNLKKLQKVNQATSGPLPPPELRKHTSFLEQNYINRTLPSVKISLSELTEPSVEIKEKIEEMEQYRTDEEVAMFEMAISEFSILTDITILELEKQIQLQLNPFLVDKKVVHRALTKELKELGQREEKQKIKENFQRQSSFLEEEENEDTGNILNVKISQTDYGYPTIDELVMQMQKRRDISEKLERQKILDLQMKLLKAQSEMIKDALHFALSKVIAQYSPVVETMKLETMRMI, encoded by the exons ATGCAGAAGCTGGAAGACGAATACAACAAATCCTTGTCGAGctcaaagataaaaatacaagACACAGTGGAAAAATCGTTAAGCATTTTCAACGACCCGAATATGCTCGGATCGGTCATTTCTAATTCTGTCAAAATGTTAAGGCGTGAAAACTTAAAGAAGCTTCCAGAAAATGttcaagagaaaaaaaacttgaagaaactccaaaagGTTAATCAGGCAACAAGTGGGCCACTGCCACCACCAGAACTTCGAAAACATACGTCCTTTCTGGAACAGAATTATATTAACAGAACGTTGCCTTCTGTGAAGATATCG CTATCCGAGTTAACTGAACCCAGCGTAgagataaaggaaaaaatcgaagAGATGGAGCAGTACAGGACCGATGAGGAAGTAGCG ATGTTCGAAATGGCCATATCCGAATTCTCCATCTTGACGGACATAACCATTCTGGAGCTGGAGAAGCAGATCCAGCTGCAGCTGAACCCGTTCTTGGTTGACAAGAAG GTCGTGCACCGAGCCCTGACAAAAGAGCTGAAGGAGCTGGGACAGCGAGAGGAAAAGCAGAAGATAAAG GAGAATTTCCAAAGGCAGTCGTCCTTCttagaggaggaggaaaatgaagataCGGGCAACATAttgaatgtaaaaataagcCAAACGGATTACGG GTACCCCACGATTGACGAACTAGTGATGCAGATGCAGAAGAGAAGGGACATTTCAGAAAAACTGGAGCGACAAAAAATTCTAGATTTACAAATGAAGTTATTAAAAGCACAGAGCGAAATGATCAAGGATGCTCTGCATTTTGCCCTTTCCAAAGTTATAGCTCAGTATTCTCCCGTAGTAGAAACTATGAAGCTAGAGACTATGAGAATGATTTAG
- a CDS encoding hypothetical protein (putative) encodes PRPRRRKIYSSSEGEEEEEEEEVEEEEEEIEEEEEVEVEEEIEVEEEIEVEEEVEEEEEIEVEEEEEEVEEEEEEEEVEEEEVEEEVEVEEEMEHSNAINEGTEEECALNVYSEKERSSRDEMPEGKEEHVKETVEGRSSTGEEVVDDAVMDGVVHKVDDEVEAGDEEDNAVDDDQADELSADELPVDELPADELPADELSADELPAEELPTDELPTDELLMDGEAPGEGEDNSAGKDFLLLSGEIKKKNSESLLLVNKFMESLLKYDDFYNYASNSLKKYYIDKRIDTNCNFLNQVEVKSGDEDPLNLCTREALISNLVIPHDTHDGVENLNRATCEVDKSKEGTEQNAVVGGVNKSDELGALVNEGGAVKDEAVEGEAGKEVVAVEEVAAVEEVAAVEEVAAIEEVTTVEEVAAIKEVAAVEEVAAVEEVAAVEEADPAEDAHVAKADVPEETQVAQDNEQNAELRRENSAEIKEKKKTPNNVDDEQRSKIVENTFQGKEQIGDGSDKEKGGLVSMGKEDEEEGDKRGEGEXXXXXXXXXXXXXXXXXXXXXERRKR; translated from the coding sequence CCCAGGCCACGCAGGCGCAAAATATATTCGTCCTccgagggggaggaggaggaagaagaggaggaagtggaggaagaggaagaagaaatcgaagaggaggaagaggtcgaagtggaggaagaaatcgaagtggaagaagaaatcgaagtggaagaagaggttgaagaggaggaagaaatcgaagtggaggaagaggaggaagaggtggaagaggaggaagaggaggaagaggtggaagaggaggaagtggaggaagaggtcgaagtggaggaagaaatggaacATTCAAATGCAATAAACGAGGGCACCGAGGAAGAATGCGCCCTGAACGTGTACAGTGAAAAGGAACGAAGCTCTCGAGATGAAATGCCCGAAGGGAAAGAAGAGCACGTGAAGGAGACGGTGGAGGGGAGAAGTAGTACGGGAGAGGAGGTCGTGGATGACGCGGTGATGGATGGCGTGGTGCACAAAGTGGACGACGAGGTCGAAGCAGGTGATGAAGAAGACAACGCCGTAGACGACGACCAAGCGGACGAACTGTCAGCGGACGAACTGCCAGTGGACGAACTGCCAGCGGACGAACTGCCAGCGGACGAACTGTCAGCGGACGAACTGCCAGCGGAAGAACTTCCAACGGATGAACTTCCAACGGACGAGCTGCTAATGGACGGTGAGGCCCCCGGTGAGGGGGAAGACAATTCAGCGGGAAAAGATTTCCTCCTTCTGAGCggcgaaataaaaaaaaagaattcggAGTCCTTACTGcttgtaaataaattcatgGAAAGCTTGCTAAAATATGATGACTTTTACAATTATGCGAGTAATAGCTTAAAGAAGTACTACATCGACAAAAGAATCGACacaaattgtaattttttaaatcaagTTGAAGTGAAAAGTGGAGATGAGGATCCTCTGAACTTATGCACAAGGGAAGCACTGATAAGCAATTTGGTCATTCCACATGACACACATGATGGGGTGGAAAATTTAAACAGGGCGACTTGCGAAGTCGACAAATCGAAAGAAGGCACGGAGCAAAATGCGGTGGTAGGTGGCGTGAATAAAAGTGACGAACTAGGCGCTTTGGTTAACGAAGGGGGTGCTGTGAAAGACGAGGCGGTGGAAGGTGAAGCAGGGAAAGAGGTTGTAGCTGTCGAAGAGGTAGCAGCTGTTGAAGAGGTGGCAGCTGTCGAAGAGGTGGCAGCTATTGAAGAGGTGACAACTGTCGAAGAGGTGGCAGCTATTAAAGAGGTGGCAGCTGTTGAAGAGGTGGCAGCTGTTGAAGAGGTGGCAGCTGTTGAAGAGGCTGACCCAGCCGAAGACGCCCATGTGGCCAAAGCTGACGTGCCCGAAGAAACCCAAGTGGCCCAAGATAACGAACAGAATGCAGAACTGCGAAGGGAGAACTCAGccgaaataaaagaaaaaaaaaaaaccccaaATAATGTCGATGATGAACAGCGCAGCAAAATTGTTGAAAATACCTTCCagggaaaagaacaaattggGGATGGAAGTGACAAGGAAAAAGGAGGTTTAGTCAGCATGGGCAAAGaggatgaagaggaaggGGACAAAAGGGGCGAAGGAGAGANNNNNNNNNNNNNNNNNNNNNNNNNNNNNNNNNNNNNNNNNNNNNNNNNNNNNNNNNNNNAAGAGAGGAGAAAGCGATAG
- a CDS encoding hypothetical protein (putative) has product MSVACKNLLLRSKFLPLRMVVRSHVGDSSKHGPVHPASGAATYDPLEGKRASTFFCERKGSYSVYTHNELIRHCDGRSAKKGSTNEMGHKCNEITSHCDTHAKRHKIERNGKILSDLISLRRMKNKDCEKLKLISQHIFRNINFYSLYEIADILKCTHFFSIILKKEDLHKLVRRLKVLTFNQKKEEKVMYEIIPNLLRIKVPREYQDKALSCTLTTFINDLLRFWLILPRSDMSIPTPSYLSYVYFVKEVQLIILNEFCTWLDKKYVDNSVFTFLQSFQSSVGRKNRHLDYPFVKEVSEILLKLNCQIEVLNMYNYSVPIFVKDFYLIVECIGNNDTFQGTLTLTPYFSERYELFKRLGFKVLLLYKQLLPSAAEDKLNFVKQSLYSIIK; this is encoded by the exons ATGAGCGTGGCATGTAAAAACCTACTTCTGCGGAGTAAATTTTTACCCTTGCGCATGGTG GTGCGCAGCCACGTTGGGGATAGCAGCAAGCATGGACCTGTCCACCCAGCCAGTGGCGCAGCCACATACGACCCTTTGGAGGGCAAACGAgcaagtacatttttttgcgaaagaaaaggaagctaCTCCGTCTATACGCACAACGAATTAATCAGACACTGCGATGGAAGATCCGCTAAAAAGGGGAGTACTAACGAAATGGGGCATAAATGTAATGAAATTACTTCCCATTGTGATACCCACGCGAAAAGACACAAAATTGAACGTAATGGAAAAATACTTAGCGACCTTATTTCGTTAAGGAggatgaaaaataaagactGCGAAAAGTTAAAGCTAATAAGTCAACATATTTTCAGaaacattaatttttacagTTTATACGAAATAGcggatattttaaaatgtacccatttttttagcataattttaaaaaaggaggaccTTCACAAATTAGTGAGAAGACTCAAAGTGTTAACATTTAatcagaagaaggaggaaaaggtgATGTACGAAATTATCCCGAATCTGTTAAGGATAAAAGTACCAAGGGAATACCAGGATAAAGCATTATCTTGTACCCTGACAACTTTTATAAATGACTTGCTGCGCTTTTGGTTGATATTGCCTCGTTCTGATATGTCTATCCCTACCCCCAGTTACTTAAGCTATGTGTACTTTGTAAAGGAGGTACAGCTAATTATTCTCAATGAGTTCTGCACGTGgttggataaaaaatatgtcgaTAATTCagtgttcacttttttacaGTCATTTCAAAGCtcagtgggaagaaaaaatagacacCTAGATTACCCCTTCGTAAAAGAAGTTAgtgaaattttattaaaattaaattgccAAATTGAGGTCCTAAATATGTATAACTATagtgtgcccatttttgtaaaggACTTTTATTTAATTGTAGAATGTATAGGCAATAATGACACTTTTCAGGGGACTCTTACTCTTACTCCCTATTTTTCCGAACGTTATGAGCTATTTAAAAGGCTCGGTTTCAAAGTTTTGCTTCTCTATAAGCAGCTCCTGCCGAGTGCTGCGGAGGATAAGTTAAATTTTGTGAAGCAGTCATTATATTCCATCATCAAGTAG
- a CDS encoding 50S ribosomal protein L29 (putative) — MNLYFTPLLFLLLCNAYLIIGVNLKRKKKCVSLFLSCNLNSAHRNNHQSRLFCYKKRVKAKELRKLSTEELEKEIIKCRLDIQKFQHQGFHDIHNYNVYYEKNARRKLAQLMTIYYERYLDKNVRIKSNSSEGADFTSVPPPRGDEEAKEPSSHEE, encoded by the exons atgaaccttTATTTTACGCCCTTAttgtttctcctcctttgtaACGCATACTTAATTATAGGGgtgaatttaaaaagaaaaaaaaaatgcgtctCTTTATTCTTAAGTTGTAATTTGAATAGTGCACATAGAAACAATCACCAGAGTCGTCTGTTctgttacaaaaaaagggtaaaagcGAAGGAACTTAGGAAGCTGTCAACTGAGGAGCTTGAGAAG GAAATCATCAAGTGCAGACTGGACATACAAAAGTTCCAACACCAGGGATTTCACGATATACATAACTATAACGTCTATTACGAGAAAAACGCTAGACGAAAATTAGCGCAGCTGATGACCATATACTATGAGAGGTACCTTGACAAGAACGTGCGGATAAAAAGTAACTCTTCTGAAGGAGCAGACTTCACTTCGGTACCACCCCCACGGGGGGACGAAGAAGCAAAGGAGCCAAGTAGCCACGAAGAGTGA